The following nucleotide sequence is from Phycisphaerae bacterium.
CTCCAACAACTCCAACACAACCCAAGGCGTGCTCGCGATCATTTTCGGTGTGGTGGAGCTCGTTCTAACGATAATCAACGCATTTTAATCGCGCCCACTCCGGCTGCTGCTGCTGCTGACACGCGGTCTGAGATCACGGCGATTTTACGTCGGCCAATCTCGCGGCCCCAAACTGATAAGCATACAATCCCCGGCGAGCGGCCAGCGCTGGAGATAGCCGCGAATTGATTCGGGAGTGACGGCATCGATGGCTGCGAGCCGCTCGTCAACGCTGCGCGGCCTGCCGAAATCGTCGATATCCTGAATCATCTGCATGAGGCGGTAGTAAGGCGCTTCGGCCTCCGTCGCGAGGCCGGTGCGCGAACGGTTCTTGACACGCTGCACCTCGTCTTCGGTCACGCCCTCCTTCATGACTTTGTCCAGCTCGCGGCGCATCGCATCGAGGAGCTGCTGGCAGCGGTCCGGCTCGCTGAAACCGAAAGCGATCATCATGCCGTCATCGCAGTAGTCGAGCCGGCCGGCCGCGACATGCGCCGCGACACCGGCCTGTATGATGTTCCAGAAAAAGCGGGAATTCTGTCCGCCGAGGATCGAGGCAAGCACATCGCCGTTATCACGGTCTTCGTGCAAGGCCGACGGTCCCGGATACAGCAGACCGATCGCCTGCCGTTGAAAGCGCTCGGCGACGACCTTGCGAACGCCCGACAGCTCCGCTTTCGGTCGATGACGTGCTGGTCGCGGCGCGCGGACTGGCCACTGGCCGCAGAGCCGGTCCGCCATTTCTATCACGCTATTCGGCTCTACCGCGCCGGCCACCATCAGCACCATGTTGGCGGGATGATAGCGGTCAAGAAAATAACCGTGCAACTGATCGCGCGTCAGACCGCTGACCGATGCAGTTGTGCCGAGCACCGGCCACGAGAGCGGATGCCCGGGGTAAACAGCTTCGTGCATGAGGTCGTAGACCTTGCGTTCGATGGAGTCCTCCGACATGGCGATCTCTTCGAGGATCACCTTCTTCTCCATCTCGAATTCTTCCGGCGGAACAACCGACTGCATCATGTCGGCCAGCAGTTCAACCTGCCGCTCGAAATCATCCGTGCGTACCCAGCCGAAATAGACTGTCCGCTCCTTGGATGTATAGGCATTGTAAGTGCTGCCCATGTCGTCGAATTCGTTGGTAATCTGCTTCCAATCGCGGTGAGCGGTGCCCTTGAAACACATGTGCTCCAGAAAGTGCGAAACCCCGGCCAGGTGTGAATCCTCGTCGCGCGCGCCGGTGCGCACGAGAAATCCGCCGGCCGCGCTGGAGGCATGCGGCATCGGTTCGATCACGATTTTGAGGCCGTTGGCGAGCGTGTGTTCGACAAATCCATTTGCGCCGGGCTTCTTTGTCATGCAAGTGCCTCCATGACGCGGGGACCGAGCGTCTGCACGCAAAGCCGGTCACGCGGGTGTTCCTCAAGATAGCGTCGAATATCCGCCGTCGTCACCGCTTGAATCTGTGCGGTTTTTTCATCGGCGCCGATGGGACGGCCATGATGGAAAACATCCGCGGACAACTCACCCAGTCGCGCCCGGGTGATGTCACCGTGCGTCTGCATCTTGGCGATGATTCCGACCTTTGCGCGCTGAAGCTCGGCCTCGGTCAGATCTTCGCCGAG
It contains:
- a CDS encoding insulinase family protein encodes the protein MTKKPGANGFVEHTLANGLKIVIEPMPHASSAAGGFLVRTGARDEDSHLAGVSHFLEHMCFKGTAHRDWKQITNEFDDMGSTYNAYTSKERTVYFGWVRTDDFERQVELLADMMQSVVPPEEFEMEKKVILEEIAMSEDSIERKVYDLMHEAVYPGHPLSWPVLGTTASVSGLTRDQLHGYFLDRYHPANMVLMVAGAVEPNSVIEMADRLCGQWPVRAPRPARHRPKAELSGVRKVVAERFQRQAIGLLYPGPSALHEDRDNGDVLASILGGQNSRFFWNIIQAGVAAHVAAGRLDYCDDGMMIAFGFSEPDRCQQLLDAMRRELDKVMKEGVTEDEVQRVKNRSRTGLATEAEAPYYRLMQMIQDIDDFGRPRSVDERLAAIDAVTPESIRGYLQRWPLAGDCMLISLGPRDWPT